In bacterium, a single window of DNA contains:
- a CDS encoding dihydrofolate reductase, whose protein sequence is MSESMTIGTQLPVDLGAAVTARFPEISVVEIPPEGPVDPGLRIDVLLTLPWGTPNLEQILGCGVRWVHAYGTGVNGFPFELLGGVPLTCSRGASATAISEWVIAVLLAAEKRLPETWLDAPPERWNVAELGTLRDKNLALIGFGGIAQAVARRALPFDMKVQGFRRTAAKSPVPGVEIATSLATLLAEADHVVVAAPETPATRHLLNDETFGMMKPGAHLVNIARGGLVDQDALRRALDTGQVGLATLDCVEPEPLPEGHWLYAHPRVRLTPHISWAGPESHAGLMDRFVENLERFVGGEALAYRVDPDEQY, encoded by the coding sequence ATGAGCGAGTCGATGACGATCGGGACCCAGCTGCCCGTCGACCTCGGGGCCGCCGTGACGGCGCGCTTCCCGGAGATCTCGGTCGTCGAGATTCCGCCGGAGGGTCCCGTCGACCCGGGCCTCCGGATCGACGTCCTGCTGACGCTGCCCTGGGGCACGCCGAACCTCGAGCAGATCCTCGGGTGCGGGGTCCGCTGGGTCCACGCCTACGGGACCGGCGTGAACGGCTTTCCCTTCGAGCTCCTCGGCGGCGTCCCGCTCACGTGCTCCCGCGGCGCGAGCGCGACGGCCATCTCCGAGTGGGTGATCGCGGTGCTGCTCGCGGCGGAGAAGCGGCTGCCGGAGACCTGGCTCGATGCGCCGCCGGAGCGCTGGAACGTGGCGGAGCTCGGTACGCTCCGGGACAAGAACCTGGCGCTGATCGGATTCGGCGGGATCGCCCAGGCCGTCGCGCGACGGGCGCTGCCCTTCGACATGAAGGTCCAGGGCTTCCGGCGGACGGCGGCGAAGAGCCCGGTGCCGGGCGTGGAGATCGCCACGAGTCTGGCGACCCTCCTCGCCGAGGCCGACCACGTGGTGGTGGCGGCGCCGGAGACCCCGGCCACACGTCATCTCCTGAACGACGAGACGTTCGGGATGATGAAGCCCGGGGCGCATCTCGTGAACATCGCGCGGGGCGGGCTCGTCGATCAGGACGCGCTCCGACGCGCCCTCGACACGGGACAGGTCGGGCTCGCGACCCTCGATTGCGTCGAACCGGAGCCGCTGCCCGAGGGCCACTGGCTCTACGCGCATCCGCGCGTCCGGCTCACGCCACACATCTCCTGGGCAGGCCCGGAGAGTCATGCCGGACTGATGGACCGCTTCGTCGAGAACCTCGAGCGATTCGTCGGTGGTGAGGCGCTGGCGTACCGCGTCGATCCCGACGAGCAGTACTGA
- a CDS encoding P-II family nitrogen regulator has protein sequence MKLVQAVIKPFKLDDVRDALAQVGVEGLTVTEGKGYGRQKGHTEVYRGAEYEVDLLPKTLLEVVVRDDQLDTVVATISETAQTGKIGDGKIFVYDVEQVIRIRTGEEGEAAV, from the coding sequence ATGAAGCTCGTCCAGGCCGTCATCAAGCCGTTCAAGCTCGACGACGTTCGCGATGCCCTCGCGCAGGTCGGCGTCGAAGGTCTCACCGTCACCGAAGGCAAGGGCTACGGCCGCCAGAAGGGACACACCGAGGTCTACCGCGGCGCCGAGTACGAGGTCGACCTCCTGCCGAAGACCCTGCTCGAGGTCGTCGTGCGCGACGATCAGCTGGACACGGTCGTCGCCACAATTTCCGAAACCGCGCAGACGGGCAAGATCGGCGACGGCAAGATCTTCGTCTACGACGTCGAGCAGGTGATCCGCATCCGGACCGGCGAAGAGGGCGAAGCCGCGGTCTGA
- a CDS encoding ammonium transporter, with the protein MADELDSGDTAWILASTALVLFMTLPGLALFYGGLVRTKNVLSVLMQCLALTALMTLLWLDFGYTLAFGTEGMVAGEVNLNSFVGSLDKMFLAGVGTDALAGTIPEILFFIFQCTFAVITPALMIGAFAERMKFSAVLLFSALWLFVVYVPICHMTWGGDGGLFWDWGVIDLAGGIVVHITAGVSALVAAIVIGPRKGYPDTPMPPHNLTMCVTGTGMLWVGWYGFNGGSGLAANGAAAMSITVTHVSASTAALTWMFIEWFKHGKPSVLGIATGAIAGLAAVTPAAGVVGPMGGFCIGLASGTICFLASTTLKTRMGYDDSLDVFGVHGVGGFVGTVLAGVFGASAFGGLVDDMAIGSQVGTQLLAALITAGWAAGAGFVLLKITDAIVGLRVDEEAESKGLDLSEHEERGYIL; encoded by the coding sequence ATGGCCGACGAGCTGGACTCCGGGGACACCGCCTGGATCCTCGCTTCGACCGCGCTCGTCCTCTTCATGACGCTGCCCGGACTCGCCCTCTTCTACGGCGGCCTCGTCCGAACGAAGAACGTGTTGTCGGTGCTGATGCAGTGTCTCGCGCTGACCGCGTTGATGACGCTCCTCTGGCTGGACTTCGGCTACACGCTCGCCTTCGGAACCGAGGGGATGGTCGCGGGCGAAGTGAACCTGAACTCCTTCGTCGGCAGCCTCGACAAGATGTTCCTCGCAGGCGTCGGGACCGACGCACTGGCCGGCACGATCCCCGAGATCCTCTTCTTCATCTTCCAGTGCACCTTCGCCGTCATCACGCCCGCCCTCATGATCGGCGCCTTCGCCGAGCGCATGAAGTTCTCGGCGGTCCTGCTCTTCTCGGCGCTCTGGCTCTTCGTCGTCTACGTCCCGATCTGCCACATGACCTGGGGCGGCGACGGCGGCCTCTTCTGGGACTGGGGCGTGATCGATCTCGCCGGCGGAATCGTCGTGCACATCACGGCGGGCGTCTCCGCGCTGGTCGCCGCGATCGTGATCGGTCCGCGCAAGGGCTATCCCGACACGCCGATGCCGCCGCACAACCTGACGATGTGTGTGACCGGTACGGGCATGCTCTGGGTCGGTTGGTACGGCTTCAACGGCGGCTCGGGCCTCGCCGCGAACGGCGCCGCCGCCATGTCCATCACCGTCACCCACGTCTCCGCATCGACGGCGGCACTGACCTGGATGTTCATCGAATGGTTCAAGCACGGGAAGCCCTCCGTCCTGGGCATCGCGACCGGCGCCATCGCCGGCCTCGCCGCGGTCACCCCGGCAGCGGGCGTGGTCGGCCCGATGGGCGGCTTCTGCATCGGCCTCGCCTCGGGCACGATCTGCTTCCTCGCCTCGACCACCCTGAAGACCCGGATGGGCTACGACGACAGCCTCGACGTCTTCGGCGTCCACGGCGTCGGCGGCTTCGTCGGCACCGTCCTCGCCGGCGTCTTCGGCGCCTCCGCGTTCGGGGGCCTGGTCGACGACATGGCGATCGGATCGCAGGTCGGGACCCAGCTGCTCGCCGCCCTGATCACCGCCGGCTGGGCCGCGGGCGCCGGCTTCGTGCTGCTCAAGATCACCGACGCGATCGTCGGGCTCCGCGTCGACGAAGAAGCCGAGTCCAAGGGTCTCGACCTCTCCGAACACGAAGAGCGCGGTTACATCCTCTAG
- a CDS encoding BolA/IbaG family iron-sulfur metabolism protein, with the protein MALQIINAGPPPEEIAEQIRAAIAGALPDALIDVRPQGPGHFEITVTDAAFEGLNRVKQQQLVYGAITELMAGANPPVHAVDRLECLVP; encoded by the coding sequence ATGGCACTGCAGATCATCAACGCGGGACCGCCGCCGGAAGAGATCGCCGAGCAGATCCGCGCGGCGATCGCTGGAGCGCTCCCCGACGCCCTGATCGACGTCCGTCCGCAGGGACCGGGCCACTTCGAGATCACCGTGACCGACGCGGCCTTCGAGGGCCTCAATCGGGTCAAGCAGCAGCAGCTCGTCTATGGCGCGATCACCGAACTGATGGCGGGCGCCAACCCGCCGGTCCACGCCGTCGACCGACTGGAGTGCCTCGTCCCCTAG
- the grxD gene encoding Grx4 family monothiol glutaredoxin, which translates to MSLDESVRQEITDTIETNEVVLFMKGNRRSPQCGFSATVVGILDSMLETYHTVDVLSAPHIRDGIKTFSSWPTIPQLYVKGEFVGGCDIVQEMMGNGELYDALGLEPVEVVQPKITVSDVAAQALAGAAAEHGGGGRELHLSVDATFQAHLSLAPRTPADVEAIVEGGGAGMTLLLDPMSAGRADGITIDVADTPNGQAFKVDNPNAPRVQQMSVSDLKRSIDAGEAIELLDVRTPEERAIAAIPGAVLLNETEAARIEGLPRDTKLVLHCHHGGRSQQAAEQFVSLGFTQVFNVVGGIDAWSQEIDPDVPRY; encoded by the coding sequence ATGTCCCTCGATGAATCCGTCCGTCAGGAAATCACCGACACGATCGAAACGAACGAGGTCGTCCTCTTCATGAAGGGCAACCGTCGCTCGCCGCAGTGCGGCTTCTCGGCGACCGTCGTCGGCATCCTCGACTCGATGCTCGAGACCTATCACACGGTCGACGTGCTCTCCGCGCCGCACATTCGAGACGGCATCAAGACCTTCTCGTCGTGGCCGACGATCCCCCAGCTCTACGTGAAGGGGGAGTTCGTGGGCGGCTGCGACATCGTCCAGGAGATGATGGGCAACGGCGAGCTCTACGATGCGCTCGGCCTCGAGCCCGTCGAGGTCGTCCAGCCGAAGATCACCGTGAGCGACGTCGCGGCGCAGGCCCTCGCCGGCGCCGCCGCGGAGCACGGCGGCGGCGGCCGCGAGCTCCACCTCTCCGTCGACGCCACGTTCCAGGCACACCTCTCCCTCGCGCCGCGGACGCCCGCGGACGTCGAGGCGATCGTCGAGGGCGGCGGCGCCGGGATGACCCTGCTCCTCGATCCGATGTCGGCGGGCCGCGCGGACGGCATCACCATCGACGTCGCCGACACGCCGAATGGCCAGGCCTTCAAGGTCGACAACCCGAATGCGCCGCGGGTCCAGCAGATGTCGGTCTCGGATCTGAAGCGTTCGATCGACGCGGGCGAAGCGATCGAGCTGCTCGACGTGCGGACGCCGGAGGAGCGAGCGATCGCCGCGATCCCGGGCGCAGTCCTCCTGAACGAGACCGAGGCCGCACGGATCGAGGGCCTGCCGCGGGACACGAAGCTCGTGCTCCACTGCCACCACGGCGGCCGCTCGCAGCAGGCCGCCGAGCAGTTCGTCTCCCTCGGCTTCACCCAGGTCTTCAACGTGGTCGGCGGGATCGATGCCTGGAGCCAGGAGATCGACCCCGACGTGCCGCGATATTAG
- a CDS encoding HDOD domain-containing protein: MSNRLDSYLQASEGDLPTMPAIANQVVQAVDNPDSSIDDIRSLIDQDAAIAARILKISNSALYGFPSEIQSLSHAISLLGTMTVRNLVLAASMKETYKRFGLMEKLLWQHSSLSGPVAALLADYRGIGVDPDIAFTAGLMHHIGKTALANSHREEYERVMMTVYNEGRSFTEVEKEVFGFSHAELGAAVVQQWGLPDSLVLTIQHHHSPGKLAELDDDVARTCALTTITSMALSKLGVGRSRPIEDLDLSAQPAWSFLDLTEADVDPVLNLCADRVKDSQEVSG; encoded by the coding sequence ATGAGCAATCGTCTCGACAGCTATCTGCAGGCCTCGGAGGGGGACCTCCCGACCATGCCCGCGATCGCCAATCAGGTCGTGCAGGCGGTCGACAATCCCGACAGCTCGATCGACGACATCCGCTCGCTGATCGACCAGGATGCCGCCATCGCCGCGCGGATCCTGAAGATCTCGAACTCCGCCCTCTACGGCTTTCCGAGCGAGATCCAGAGCCTTTCCCACGCGATCTCGCTGCTCGGCACGATGACGGTCCGGAACCTCGTGCTCGCGGCCTCCATGAAGGAGACGTACAAGCGCTTCGGCCTGATGGAGAAGCTGCTCTGGCAGCACTCCTCCCTCTCCGGCCCCGTGGCGGCGCTCCTCGCGGACTATCGCGGGATCGGCGTCGACCCCGACATCGCCTTCACTGCCGGCCTGATGCACCACATCGGCAAGACGGCCCTCGCGAACAGCCACCGCGAGGAGTACGAGCGGGTGATGATGACCGTCTACAACGAAGGGCGGAGCTTCACCGAAGTCGAGAAAGAGGTCTTCGGCTTCAGCCACGCCGAGCTCGGCGCGGCCGTGGTCCAGCAATGGGGCCTGCCCGACAGCCTGGTCCTCACGATCCAGCACCACCACAGCCCCGGCAAGCTCGCCGAACTCGACGACGACGTGGCCCGGACCTGTGCCCTCACCACCATCACGAGCATGGCCCTCTCCAAGCTCGGCGTCGGCCGATCCCGTCCGATCGAGGACCTGGACCTGTCGGCCCAGCCCGCGTGGTCGTTCCTCGACCTCACGGAGGCGGACGTCGACCCGGTCCTCAACCTGTGTGCCGACCGGGTCAAGGACAGCCAGGAGGTCTCCGGCTAG
- a CDS encoding TetR/AcrR family transcriptional regulator translates to MPHPPRRQAVVDAALRLFARDGFHATGMDRIASEAGVSKKTLYNHFRSREEVVLAVLAHYDSAFRNRFARRVEARAKSPRARLLAVFDVAADWFSEPDFYGCLYINAIGEHSETESDFRRSCQSFKRRMRDYLGELVEAADLPRETDLRDELALLLEGAIVTAQIEGTPRAAKTAKRIAKRLLAEA, encoded by the coding sequence TTGCCCCACCCGCCCCGAAGACAAGCGGTCGTGGACGCCGCCCTGCGGCTCTTCGCGCGCGACGGCTTCCACGCGACCGGCATGGACCGAATCGCCTCGGAAGCGGGCGTGTCGAAGAAGACGCTCTACAACCACTTCCGATCCCGGGAGGAGGTCGTGCTCGCCGTCCTCGCCCACTATGACAGCGCGTTCCGGAACCGATTCGCGCGGCGGGTTGAGGCGCGCGCGAAGTCGCCCCGCGCTCGCCTCCTCGCGGTCTTCGACGTCGCCGCCGACTGGTTCTCCGAGCCGGATTTCTACGGCTGCCTGTACATCAACGCGATCGGCGAGCACAGCGAGACCGAGTCCGACTTCCGGCGCTCCTGTCAGAGCTTCAAGCGACGCATGCGCGACTACCTGGGGGAGCTAGTCGAGGCCGCCGACCTGCCGCGCGAGACCGATCTCCGCGACGAGCTCGCGCTCCTCCTCGAGGGGGCGATCGTCACCGCCCAGATCGAAGGCACGCCCCGCGCCGCCAAGACCGCCAAACGCATCGCGAAGCGGCTCCTCGCCGAAGCCTGA
- a CDS encoding AraC family transcriptional regulator yields MPDILSEVLDTLELESSIYFRAQLSRPYSIAVPEHPNVVRFHIASEGRCVLSLEGVDPVAFGPGDLVMVPRGSGHVLSDDAEQAARPLSEVLDSSGFDGDGPLVYGGGGERTVLVCGHFGFSPRVTHPFLETLPPVLHLRRDEGPDYSWVERMLAFTEHESRTRPTGWQGVVERLSQVLFVYVLRAHLEQGEGDLGALAALSDPQLAAAMTCIHDSPATDWTLDTLAQKAGLSRSAFVRRFSSVCGVAPMKYLARWRMAWSRHLLARSSLTVGEIAARVGYASEAAFGRAFRDHFEEPPGAYRRAQREAESALAGPSPFSRSPIEADVDPRARP; encoded by the coding sequence ATGCCCGACATTCTCAGCGAAGTGCTCGACACCCTCGAGCTCGAGTCCAGTATCTACTTCCGGGCGCAGCTCTCACGGCCCTACTCGATCGCCGTGCCCGAGCATCCGAACGTGGTCCGCTTCCACATCGCGAGCGAGGGGCGATGCGTGCTCTCGCTGGAAGGTGTCGACCCGGTGGCCTTCGGGCCCGGGGATCTGGTGATGGTCCCGCGTGGCTCGGGCCACGTGCTGTCCGACGACGCCGAGCAGGCAGCCCGCCCCCTCTCCGAGGTGCTCGACTCGAGCGGCTTCGACGGCGACGGCCCCCTCGTCTACGGCGGCGGGGGCGAGCGTACCGTCCTCGTCTGCGGCCACTTCGGGTTCAGCCCACGCGTCACCCACCCCTTCCTCGAGACGCTCCCGCCCGTGCTGCACCTTCGCCGCGACGAGGGGCCCGACTACTCGTGGGTCGAGCGGATGCTCGCCTTCACCGAGCACGAGTCCCGCACGCGTCCGACGGGTTGGCAGGGCGTGGTCGAACGCCTCTCCCAGGTGCTCTTCGTCTACGTGCTGCGCGCGCATCTCGAACAGGGCGAGGGAGATCTCGGTGCCTTGGCTGCGCTCTCGGATCCCCAGCTCGCTGCGGCGATGACCTGCATCCACGATTCGCCGGCGACCGACTGGACGCTCGACACGCTGGCGCAGAAGGCCGGTCTCTCCCGCTCGGCCTTCGTCCGGCGCTTCAGCTCCGTGTGCGGCGTCGCCCCGATGAAATACCTCGCCCGCTGGCGGATGGCCTGGTCGCGCCACCTCCTGGCGAGGTCGTCCCTGACCGTCGGGGAGATCGCGGCGCGCGTCGGATACGCGTCCGAGGCGGCCTTCGGTCGCGCCTTCCGCGATCACTTCGAGGAACCCCCGGGCGCGTACCGCCGCGCCCAGCGCGAGGCGGAATCCGCGCTCGCAGGACCTTCTCCGTTCTCACGTTCGCCCATCGAGGCGGACGTGGATCCACGCGCCCGACCCTGA
- a CDS encoding VOC family protein encodes MIDHISVGVSAIEAAADFYGPVLGRLGVKELARMDGLVAYGRDRIEFLAMQPFDRGDASAGNGTHVAFHAADEDAVTAFHAAALEAGGRCAGPPGERAYPHATVFAAYVLDPFGNKLEALTAGFAA; translated from the coding sequence ATGATCGATCACATCAGCGTCGGCGTCTCGGCGATCGAGGCAGCGGCCGACTTCTACGGCCCGGTCCTCGGGCGCCTGGGCGTCAAGGAGCTCGCCCGGATGGACGGACTCGTCGCGTACGGTCGCGACCGGATCGAGTTCCTGGCGATGCAGCCCTTCGACCGAGGGGACGCGAGCGCTGGGAACGGAACGCACGTCGCGTTCCACGCGGCGGACGAGGACGCCGTCACGGCGTTCCACGCGGCGGCGCTCGAGGCGGGCGGGCGCTGCGCCGGCCCGCCCGGCGAGCGTGCCTATCCGCACGCGACCGTCTTCGCGGCCTACGTCCTCGATCCGTTCGGGAACAAGCTCGAGGCGCTCACGGCCGGGTTCGCGGCCTGA